A stretch of DNA from Gottschalkia acidurici 9a:
TATTTTGAAGAAGCCAATATAGTGATTTTTTGTAAAAAGCTATATTCACAAGAGTTTAAGCTAGAGTGTTTTGTAGACTCAAATTTAGACCAAAAGTGTTATCCAGATAAAGATCATCATATTTTATATATTGCAGAAGTTACAAAAATCCTTGTTAAAGACTAATTAACCTTTTTCATAATTGAAATTATTAACAATCTAAACTAATAAAAGGTAGTGAACAAGTAAAAAACTTGTCACTACCTTTTATATCTTTTATGAATTATTTTGTAAAATATTCGCTCATAGTTCTGTATTCTACACTCTTATTGTCTTTCTTAATATTTATAGCTGTTAAAAATAGTTTAGCTGTGTCTATACTTGTGAATATAGGTATTCTATGTTCAGTTGCTTTTCTTCTTAGTCTAAAGCCTCTTCTTTCTTTATCATTACCTTTAGTTGGAGTGTTTATTATTAAGTCTATCTCTTTATTATTTATCTTTTCTTCTATTTGTGTTAATTTTATAGGTTCACAATCAATTCCATTATTGTTTAGATATTCACTAGTTCCAAGTGATCCATATAATTTAAATCCTAGTGCTAGATATTCTTCTACTAGACTTTTTCCTTCTGCTTTATCCACATCTCTTAAAGATATATACATTCCACCACTAGTTGGCATTTTAAGTCCTGAAGCACTAAATCCTTTATATACTGCACTACTTAAATCAGAGTCTACTCCAAGTACTTCTCCTGTGGATTTCATCTCTGGACCTAGGTATATATCCACATCTCCTAACTTTTCTGTGGAGAACACTGGTATTTTCACAGCGTAAAGGTCTTCATTATCTCTTAATCCTACGCCATATCCTAAGTCTTTTAGCTTTTTGCCTAACATAGATTCAACAGCTAGTTTAACCATAGGAACTCCTGTTACCTTACTTAATATAGGTACAGTTCTTGATGCTCTTGGATTTACTTCTATTACATATATATCTTTTCCGTCATACACATATTGAATGTTTATAAGTCCAAGAGTTTTTAGTGATGTAGCGATTTTAGTAGTACTTTCTACTAGTTTATCAATAACTTCTTTGCTTAAAGTTATTGGTGGATAAACTGTTATACTATCTCCTGAGTGTACCCCTGTTCTTTCTATATGTTCCATAATTCCAGGTATCAGTACGTCTTCTCCATCGCATATAGCATCTACTTCTATCTCAGTACCCATTACATATTTATCAACTAATACTGGATGCTCTTTAGATAAGTTAACTGCTTCTGTCATATAGTTTTCTAATGACTCATCATCATAAACTACTTGCATTGCACGCCCACCTATAACGTATGAAGGTCTTACTATTACAGGGTAGCCTAATTTTTTTACTGCCTCTAGAGCTTCATCTAAGTTTGTAACCATACTTCCTTGTGGTGATAGTATATTTAAACTATTTAAAAGTTCTCCAAATTTACCTCTATCTTCTGCTAAGTCTATAGATTCAAATGAAGTTCCTAGTATTGTTACCCCTTTTTTACTAAGCTTCTCTGCTAAGTTTATAGCAGTCTGGCCTCCGAACTGAACTACTACACCTTCTGGTTTTTCTTTTTCTATAATATTCATTACATCTTCTATATATAGTGATTCAAAATATAGTTTGTCTGATGTATCAAAGTCTGTACTTACTGTTTCTGGGTTATTGTTTATTATTATTGACTCATATCCTGCTTCATTAATAGCCCACACTCCATGTACGCAACAGTAGTCAAACTCTATACCTTGACCGATTCTTATAGGTCCTGATCCTAGAACTATTATTTTCTTTTTATCTGATATTTCATTTTCATCTTCTTGTTCATAGCAAGAGTAATAGTATGGAGTTTGTGCATCAAATTCCGCAGCACAAGTATCAACCATTTTATATACTGGGTATATTCTATTTTCTTTTCTTAATTCCGAGATTCTATCTATATCAACATTACTTAATTCACTTATTTCAGCATCCGTGAATCCTACTTTTTTAGCCTCTTTCAATAATTCACCGTTCAATTCATTATTCTTTATAGTTTGTTCCATATCAACTATATTTTTGATCCCGTTTAAAAACCATCTATCTACTTTCGTTAACTCATATAGTTCATCTACTGACATACCTATTCTTAGTCCCTGAGCTAATGCGAATATTCTTTCATCATCACACATTTGAAT
This window harbors:
- the carB gene encoding carbamoyl-phosphate synthase (glutamine-hydrolyzing) large subunit, yielding MPLNKTLKKVMIIGSGPIVIGQAAEFDYSGTQACKAIKEEGIETVLVNSNPATIMTDANVADKVYIEPLTIEVLDKIMDKERPDGLLAGFGGQTALNLAMTLQEEGILEKYGVKLLGVKPNTIKKAEDREIFKDLMVEIGEPVAESIIATNLEQCEDFVSNNGYPVIIRPAYTLGGTGGGIASNHDELVEICLNGIEKSPIGQILLEQSVAGWKEIEFEVMRDGKDNCIVICGMENIDPVGVHTGDSIVVAPCQTLRDSEYQMLRSSALKIIRNLEIEGGCNVQYALDPFSQKYIVIEVNPRVSRSSALASKAAGYPIAKIASKIAIGYSLDELKNYVTKTSSAFFEPTLDYIVVKIPKWPFDKFSKAARKLGTQMKATGEVMSMGRTFESAILKALDSLEGKFVGIKMPSLLELSKEELIEKIQMCDDERIFALAQGLRIGMSVDELYELTKVDRWFLNGIKNIVDMEQTIKNNELNGELLKEAKKVGFTDAEISELSNVDIDRISELRKENRIYPVYKMVDTCAAEFDAQTPYYYSCYEQEDENEISDKKKIIVLGSGPIRIGQGIEFDYCCVHGVWAINEAGYESIIINNNPETVSTDFDTSDKLYFESLYIEDVMNIIEKEKPEGVVVQFGGQTAINLAEKLSKKGVTILGTSFESIDLAEDRGKFGELLNSLNILSPQGSMVTNLDEALEAVKKLGYPVIVRPSYVIGGRAMQVVYDDESLENYMTEAVNLSKEHPVLVDKYVMGTEIEVDAICDGEDVLIPGIMEHIERTGVHSGDSITVYPPITLSKEVIDKLVESTTKIATSLKTLGLINIQYVYDGKDIYVIEVNPRASRTVPILSKVTGVPMVKLAVESMLGKKLKDLGYGVGLRDNEDLYAVKIPVFSTEKLGDVDIYLGPEMKSTGEVLGVDSDLSSAVYKGFSASGLKMPTSGGMYISLRDVDKAEGKSLVEEYLALGFKLYGSLGTSEYLNNNGIDCEPIKLTQIEEKINNKEIDLIINTPTKGNDKERRGFRLRRKATEHRIPIFTSIDTAKLFLTAINIKKDNKSVEYRTMSEYFTK